The following are encoded in a window of Streptomyces sp. Go-475 genomic DNA:
- a CDS encoding ABC transporter permease subunit, which translates to MRFAANGAAGLTRGVGLVTVLAVVGLLPWLSHRDPALTVLRARSAEQEATEEALSAIRADLGLDAGPLTLLGRWAAGLLRGDFGTSWVSGHEVLPSVLAGLQVSLGLMGAALALAVLLAAALVAPVLVRGRGSAGAFAAMLAAVPEFLLATVALLVFGVWLGWLPTSGWQSAEYLVLPALALGVPAGGLLGRLVADALPAVLEERWVELWRGAGVSRARIAGAALRRVLPPLVPQFGMVAVGLTGGAVAVETVFAVPGIGRTALGAARSQDLPLLQGAVLALLLLGLVAGALAAGVRRRLLGPALRDAGLTLPPARPVRAHPAVPVALAAVLLITIGWGLLRDPYTVDTTVRLAPPSWAHPLGTDGLGRDVLARLGHGAASTVGTATAVGLLGLLIALLLGFLPGIAAGAADIANALPPVIVGILVAAAVGPGTGGAALAVALISWPALSAHAAALVQEVRASAFLTAQRAIGASPFWILTRHVLPSVAGPVARHALLRLPGIALALASLGFLGLGAQPPAPEWGLLLEESRAYVERAPWAALAPAVALALLAGLAVSGAALTQGRGPRRATPGPAAASPPAPARKEAPVGT; encoded by the coding sequence GTGAGGTTCGCGGCGAACGGGGCGGCCGGGCTGACCCGGGGCGTCGGACTCGTCACCGTCCTGGCCGTCGTCGGGCTCCTGCCCTGGCTCTCCCACCGCGACCCGGCGCTGACCGTACTGCGCGCCCGGTCGGCCGAGCAGGAGGCGACCGAGGAGGCGCTGTCGGCGATCCGCGCGGACCTCGGGCTGGACGCCGGTCCGCTGACCCTGCTGGGCCGGTGGGCCGCCGGCCTGCTGCGCGGCGACTTCGGCACCTCCTGGGTGTCGGGCCATGAGGTCCTGCCGTCCGTGCTCGCCGGGCTCCAGGTGTCCCTGGGGCTGATGGGCGCGGCGCTCGCCCTGGCGGTGCTGCTGGCCGCCGCGCTGGTCGCGCCGGTGCTGGTGCGCGGGCGCGGCTCGGCCGGGGCGTTCGCCGCCATGCTGGCCGCCGTGCCCGAGTTCCTGCTGGCCACCGTCGCCCTGCTGGTGTTCGGGGTCTGGCTCGGCTGGCTGCCGACGTCCGGCTGGCAGAGCGCCGAGTACCTGGTGCTGCCCGCGCTCGCCCTAGGCGTCCCCGCGGGCGGGCTGCTCGGGCGGCTGGTCGCGGACGCGCTGCCCGCCGTGCTCGAGGAGCGGTGGGTGGAGCTGTGGCGGGGCGCCGGAGTGAGCCGGGCGCGGATCGCGGGGGCGGCGCTGCGGCGCGTCCTGCCGCCGCTGGTCCCGCAGTTCGGGATGGTCGCCGTCGGCCTGACCGGCGGGGCGGTGGCCGTGGAGACGGTGTTCGCGGTGCCGGGCATCGGTCGTACGGCCCTCGGCGCGGCCAGGTCGCAGGACCTGCCGCTGCTCCAGGGCGCGGTGCTCGCGCTGCTGCTGCTCGGCCTGGTCGCGGGCGCGCTCGCGGCGGGCGTACGGCGCCGGCTGCTCGGGCCCGCGCTGCGGGACGCCGGTCTGACGCTGCCGCCGGCCCGTCCGGTCCGCGCGCATCCGGCGGTACCGGTGGCGCTCGCCGCCGTCCTGCTGATCACCATCGGCTGGGGGCTGCTGCGCGACCCCTACACCGTGGACACCACCGTCCGGCTCGCCCCGCCCTCCTGGGCGCACCCGCTGGGCACCGACGGACTCGGCCGTGACGTGCTGGCCCGGCTCGGCCACGGCGCCGCCTCGACGGTCGGCACGGCGACGGCCGTCGGCCTGCTGGGCCTGCTGATCGCGCTGCTGCTGGGCTTCCTGCCGGGGATCGCGGCGGGCGCGGCGGACATCGCCAACGCGCTGCCCCCGGTGATCGTCGGGATCCTGGTCGCGGCGGCCGTCGGGCCCGGCACCGGCGGAGCGGCCCTCGCGGTCGCGCTGATCTCCTGGCCCGCCCTGTCCGCGCACGCGGCGGCGCTGGTGCAGGAGGTGCGGGCGTCGGCGTTCCTCACCGCCCAGCGCGCCATCGGCGCGAGCCCGTTCTGGATCCTCACCCGGCACGTCCTGCCGTCCGTGGCCGGCCCGGTCGCGCGCCACGCCCTGCTGCGCCTGCCGGGCATCGCCCTGGCCCTGGCCTCGCTGGGCTTCCTCGGCCTGGGCGCCCAGCCGCCCGCCCCCGAGTGGGGACTGCTGCTGGAGGAGTCCCGGGCGTATGTGGAACGCGCCCCGTGGGCGGCCCTCGCCCCGGCGGTCGCGCTGGCCCTGCTGGCCGGTCTCGCCGTGTCGGGCGCGGCGCTCACGCAGGGCCGCGGACCGCGGCGGGCCACCCCGGGCCCGGCTGCGGCCTCACCCCCGGCCCCCGCCAGGAAGGAGGCCCCCGTTGGAACCTGA
- a CDS encoding ABC transporter ATP-binding protein, producing MEPEALLSVSDLRIAFDGVEAVRGLSFDVRPREVLAIVGESGAGKSLTARALLGMLPRGATLSGTVSPDLSAHRGRRISLVPQDALSALSPVHPVGDQLAAAVRSVAGMSRKEARARAVAALDRVGIPDAARRARAYPHEYSGGMRQRAVIAMATINEPEIVVADEPTTALDEEYREQVLRLLAEQRAAVGAALVLVTHDMDVVQGHADRVLVMYAGRLTELGPADEVLARPRAPYTAGLLASLPQHAPEGRRLPALRGTPPAPGALPPGCAFAPRCPLAAEACHTAEPEPRPAAGRLVACHRWEELPHPATELFLEERQPA from the coding sequence TTGGAACCTGAGGCACTGCTCTCCGTCAGCGATCTCCGTATCGCCTTCGACGGCGTGGAGGCCGTGCGCGGCCTGTCCTTCGACGTCCGCCCGCGCGAAGTGCTGGCGATCGTCGGCGAGTCGGGAGCGGGCAAGTCCCTCACGGCCCGCGCGCTCCTCGGCATGCTGCCGCGCGGCGCGACCCTGAGCGGCACGGTCAGCCCGGACCTCTCGGCCCACCGCGGCCGGCGCATCTCACTGGTCCCGCAGGACGCCCTGTCCGCCCTGTCCCCCGTGCACCCGGTGGGCGACCAACTCGCCGCCGCCGTCCGGTCGGTGGCCGGGATGTCCCGCAAGGAGGCCCGGGCCCGGGCGGTCGCGGCCCTGGACAGGGTCGGCATCCCGGACGCGGCACGCCGGGCCCGCGCCTACCCGCACGAGTACTCCGGCGGCATGCGGCAGCGCGCGGTGATCGCCATGGCGACGATCAACGAACCGGAGATCGTGGTCGCCGACGAGCCCACCACCGCGCTCGACGAGGAGTACCGCGAGCAGGTGCTGCGGCTGCTCGCCGAGCAGCGCGCGGCGGTCGGCGCCGCGCTCGTCCTGGTCACGCACGACATGGACGTCGTCCAGGGCCACGCGGACCGTGTGCTGGTCATGTACGCGGGCCGCCTCACCGAACTCGGCCCGGCGGACGAGGTGCTGGCCCGCCCCCGCGCCCCCTACACCGCCGGCCTGCTGGCCTCCCTCCCGCAGCACGCGCCCGAGGGCCGCCGGCTGCCCGCCCTGCGCGGCACCCCGCCCGCCCCGGGCGCGCTCCCGCCGGGCTGCGCCTTCGCCCCGCGCTGCCCGCTCGCGGCCGAGGCCTGCCACACGGCGGAACCCGAGCCCCGGCCGGCCGCCGGCCGTCTGGTCGCCTGCCACCGCTGGGAGGAACTTCCCCATCCGGCGACCGAGTTGTTCCTCGAGGAGCGGCAGCCCGCATGA
- a CDS encoding dipeptide/oligopeptide/nickel ABC transporter ATP-binding protein: MSDPLLDVRDLVVRYGRVTAVDGVSFSLAAGETLALNGPSGCGKSTTALAVLQLRRPDSGEVRFEGRELTTLTEPELRPLRPRMQPVFQDPYGSLSPRHRIRDAIAEPLKVQGRWDPEKGPARVAALLDRVGLDPVYGDRRPHELSGGQCQRAGIARALASDPRLLVLDEPVSSLDPSVRAGVLNLLADLQDDLGLGYLFICHDRAVVRHVADRVIEMREGRLSAP, from the coding sequence ATGAGTGATCCCCTGCTCGACGTCCGCGACCTGGTCGTCCGCTACGGCCGGGTCACCGCCGTGGACGGCGTCTCCTTCTCCCTGGCCGCCGGCGAGACCCTCGCGCTGAACGGCCCGTCCGGCTGCGGCAAGTCCACCACGGCCCTCGCGGTGCTCCAGCTGCGCCGCCCGGACAGCGGCGAAGTCCGTTTCGAAGGGCGGGAGTTGACGACGCTGACGGAACCCGAGCTGCGTCCGCTGCGGCCCCGTATGCAGCCCGTCTTCCAGGACCCGTACGGCTCGCTCAGCCCGCGCCACCGCATCCGGGACGCGATCGCCGAGCCCCTGAAGGTCCAGGGCCGCTGGGACCCGGAGAAGGGCCCGGCCCGCGTCGCCGCACTCCTCGACCGCGTCGGCCTCGACCCCGTCTACGGCGACCGGCGGCCGCACGAGCTGTCCGGCGGCCAGTGCCAGCGCGCCGGCATCGCCCGCGCCCTGGCCTCCGACCCGCGCCTGCTGGTCCTGGACGAGCCGGTGTCGTCCCTCGACCCGTCGGTGCGCGCGGGCGTGCTGAACCTGCTCGCCGACCTCCAGGACGACCTGGGCCTCGGCTACCTGTTCATCTGCCACGACCGGGCGGTCGTCCGGCACGTCGCGGACCGGGTGATCGAGATGCGGGAGGGGCGCCTCAGCGCTCCTTGA
- a CDS encoding MFS transporter, protein MTTKPHPPALAGRREWTALGVLMLPLLLVSMDVSVLYFAIPAISADLEPSATQQLWIFDIYGFVLAGLLITMGALGDRIGRRRLLLVGAAAFGTASLVAAYANSAETLIAARALLGIGGATLMPSTMALVRTMFTDPGQRAKAIGLWSGVMTAGIALGSVMSGVLVEHFWWGSVFLVNLPAMVMLLILGPLLLPESRNPRPGRFDWLSVPLSMAAVLPVIYGLKELASEGWHVRYAMSVSAGLLFAALFVHRQRTTASPLISPELFRRRGFSPALALNLGAAFGMMGSAFFTTQYIQSVLDKSPLEAALWSLLPSVPIGLAAPVSARLVQRGVPRAYVVGGGFAVTACGYVLLALTGTRSLWLLLAACAVLACGIVAVMSLVVDMAMSVAPVEKAGAASSLLETGTEFGGALSMAFLGSIGTAVYRHRIPDSAPGPARETLGGALAVAEQLPGRAGDALAAAAREAFTSGMHAAAVTGAVLLAGAAAAAVPALRRAQVADPMAPEREKAAV, encoded by the coding sequence ATGACGACGAAACCGCACCCTCCCGCCCTCGCCGGCCGCCGCGAATGGACGGCTCTCGGCGTGCTGATGCTGCCGCTGCTGCTGGTATCGATGGACGTGTCCGTCCTCTACTTCGCGATCCCCGCGATCAGCGCCGACCTGGAACCGAGCGCCACCCAGCAGCTGTGGATCTTCGACATCTACGGCTTCGTGCTGGCCGGCCTGCTCATCACGATGGGCGCGCTGGGCGACCGCATCGGCCGCCGCCGGCTCCTGCTGGTCGGCGCCGCCGCCTTCGGCACGGCCTCCCTGGTGGCGGCCTACGCGAACAGCGCGGAGACCCTGATCGCGGCCCGGGCGCTGCTCGGCATCGGCGGCGCGACGCTGATGCCCTCGACGATGGCGCTGGTCCGCACGATGTTCACCGATCCGGGGCAGCGCGCGAAGGCGATCGGCCTGTGGTCGGGCGTGATGACGGCCGGTATCGCACTCGGCTCCGTGATGAGCGGCGTCCTCGTCGAGCACTTCTGGTGGGGCTCGGTCTTCCTGGTCAACCTGCCCGCGATGGTGATGCTGCTGATCCTGGGCCCCCTGCTGCTCCCGGAGTCCAGGAACCCGCGCCCCGGCCGCTTCGACTGGCTGAGCGTCCCCCTGTCGATGGCCGCGGTGCTCCCGGTGATCTACGGCCTCAAGGAACTCGCGTCGGAGGGCTGGCACGTCCGGTACGCGATGTCGGTGTCGGCGGGCCTGCTCTTCGCCGCGCTGTTCGTCCACCGCCAGCGCACGACGGCGTCCCCGCTGATCTCACCGGAGCTGTTCCGGCGCCGCGGCTTCAGCCCGGCGCTGGCCCTCAATCTCGGGGCGGCCTTCGGCATGATGGGCTCGGCCTTCTTCACCACCCAGTACATCCAGTCGGTCCTGGACAAGAGCCCTCTCGAGGCGGCGCTGTGGAGCCTGCTGCCGTCGGTGCCCATCGGACTCGCGGCCCCGGTCAGCGCCCGGCTCGTGCAGCGGGGCGTGCCCCGCGCGTACGTCGTCGGCGGCGGCTTCGCGGTCACCGCGTGCGGCTACGTGCTGCTGGCCCTGACCGGCACCCGGTCCCTCTGGCTGCTGCTGGCCGCGTGCGCCGTCCTGGCCTGCGGCATCGTCGCCGTCATGTCCCTGGTGGTCGACATGGCCATGAGCGTCGCCCCGGTGGAGAAGGCGGGCGCCGCCTCGTCCCTGCTGGAGACCGGCACGGAGTTCGGCGGCGCGCTGAGCATGGCCTTCCTCGGCTCGATCGGCACGGCTGTCTACCGCCACCGGATCCCGGACTCCGCGCCCGGTCCGGCCCGCGAAACGCTGGGCGGCGCGCTGGCGGTGGCCGAACAGCTCCCGGGGCGCGCGGGAGACGCCCTGGCGGCGGCGGCACGCGAGGCCTTCACCAGCGGCATGCACGCGGCGGCGGTCACCGGGGCGGTGCTGCTGGCCGGGGCGGCGGCAGCGGCGGTCCCGGCACTGCGCCGGGCCCAGGTCGCGGACCCCATGGCACCCGAGCGGGAGAAGGCGGCCGTCTGA
- a CDS encoding TetR/AcrR family transcriptional regulator — translation MGHREDLLEGAKRCLLAKGFLRTTARDIVRESGTNLASIGYHYGSKDALLAQAYIEMVEGMSEAFEGGGELRGQPGSLERFAEVWANIIGTMREPGSLWRLSMEIVAMGDQLPEVREHLARAQREGARGIVTLFHGGREEDVPEERVDTLGYFYLTLMMGLMAQWTFDPKTAPEADQLAAGLRRVIEGVKER, via the coding sequence ATGGGACACCGTGAGGATCTGCTGGAGGGCGCCAAGCGTTGCCTGCTGGCGAAGGGCTTCCTGCGCACGACCGCGCGCGACATCGTCAGGGAGTCGGGGACGAACCTGGCGTCGATCGGCTACCACTACGGCTCGAAGGACGCGCTGCTCGCGCAGGCGTACATCGAGATGGTGGAGGGGATGTCCGAGGCCTTCGAGGGCGGCGGCGAGCTGCGCGGGCAGCCGGGCTCGCTGGAGCGGTTCGCCGAGGTGTGGGCGAACATCATCGGCACCATGCGCGAGCCCGGGTCGCTGTGGCGGCTCAGCATGGAGATCGTGGCCATGGGCGACCAGCTGCCGGAGGTGCGGGAGCACCTGGCGCGGGCCCAGCGGGAGGGAGCGCGGGGCATCGTCACGCTCTTCCACGGCGGGCGCGAGGAGGACGTCCCCGAGGAGCGGGTGGACACCCTCGGCTACTTCTACCTGACCCTGATGATGGGCCTCATGGCGCAGTGGACCTTCGACCCGAAGACCGCTCCCGAGGCCGATCAGCTGGCGGCGGGGCTCCGCCGGGTGATCGAGGGCGTCAAGGAGCGCTGA